A genomic region of Alistipes megaguti contains the following coding sequences:
- a CDS encoding RagB/SusD family nutrient uptake outer membrane protein has protein sequence MILLLAAGTVSCTKWLDVYPRSEITSNKVFDTEDGFYSALAGLYIKMADDNLYGFDLTCGYLDMMGGAVFTGAGNMLTYQANNFYADPMYGPMVAPLQFPAFNYTRGQIRTENTDATLEQIWTKMYNTITNANLLLEELDKAEDGMFETGVKELLRGEALAVRAYLHLDLVRLFQPPYLSENGRTARRIPYMDTLDALTFTPSSTTDEILDKVDADLAEAARIMKENDPISSGKSYYTTMFTTDRRYKLNYYAVKLLQARSFLYRGLNKQAYDAAMEVIEQAQGVGIHFITDAERAKVDSNGTPVDRSCPMENLFAVLTDELDENMRDAVSPSGTRLGYFGRIASNNWLSATPNMTPEAFFSAAGDIRISLWKRTVYPSGMVGKYIRESSKAEDVALYPKQAVTLLKLGEAYLIAAEAAIDAVSPAEGLRLLQQLQTARQGGIYNSSDPEGLRQEILLEYRRETLGDGQLFYAYKRRNEPRLTTLYQTPDYTYYFTMDANKYTPDIPDKEFNAGRTY, from the coding sequence GTGATTCTCCTGTTGGCCGCCGGCACCGTCTCGTGCACCAAGTGGCTCGATGTCTATCCCCGGTCGGAGATCACCTCCAACAAGGTCTTCGACACCGAGGACGGTTTCTACTCGGCATTGGCCGGTCTTTACATCAAGATGGCCGACGACAACCTCTACGGTTTCGACCTTACGTGCGGCTATCTCGACATGATGGGAGGAGCCGTCTTTACCGGAGCCGGAAACATGCTGACCTATCAGGCCAATAACTTCTACGCCGATCCCATGTATGGTCCCATGGTTGCTCCGCTGCAGTTCCCGGCCTTCAACTATACCCGCGGCCAGATCCGGACCGAAAACACGGATGCGACCCTCGAACAGATCTGGACCAAGATGTACAATACGATCACCAATGCCAATCTGTTGCTTGAGGAGCTCGACAAGGCCGAGGACGGCATGTTCGAGACGGGTGTCAAGGAGTTGCTCCGCGGCGAGGCCTTGGCTGTCCGAGCCTATCTGCATCTGGACCTGGTGCGTCTGTTCCAGCCTCCCTATCTCTCTGAGAACGGCCGTACGGCCCGGCGGATCCCCTATATGGATACGCTCGATGCGCTGACCTTCACCCCGTCATCGACTACCGATGAAATCCTCGACAAGGTGGATGCCGATCTGGCGGAGGCGGCCCGGATCATGAAGGAGAACGATCCGATCAGTTCGGGCAAGAGCTACTACACGACCATGTTTACGACCGACCGGCGCTACAAGCTCAATTACTACGCCGTCAAGCTGCTGCAGGCCCGATCGTTCCTCTATCGGGGGTTGAACAAGCAGGCTTATGATGCGGCCATGGAGGTCATCGAACAGGCGCAGGGGGTCGGAATCCACTTCATTACCGATGCCGAGCGCGCCAAGGTCGACAGCAACGGAACCCCGGTGGATCGCAGTTGCCCGATGGAGAATCTCTTTGCCGTGCTTACGGATGAACTGGACGAGAATATGCGCGATGCCGTCAGTCCGTCCGGGACGAGATTGGGGTATTTTGGACGCATTGCCTCGAATAACTGGTTGAGTGCCACTCCGAACATGACTCCCGAGGCCTTCTTCTCGGCCGCAGGCGATATCCGGATCAGTCTCTGGAAGCGCACCGTCTACCCCTCGGGCATGGTCGGCAAGTACATCCGCGAGTCAAGCAAGGCCGAGGATGTGGCGCTCTATCCGAAACAGGCCGTGACCCTGCTCAAACTTGGCGAAGCCTACCTCATAGCAGCCGAGGCGGCCATCGATGCCGTCAGTCCGGCTGAGGGGCTGCGACTGCTTCAGCAGTTGCAGACGGCGCGCCAGGGTGGCATCTACAATTCGTCCGACCCCGAAGGCCTTCGTCAGGAGATTCTGTTGGAGTATCGGCGTGAAACGCTTGGCGACGGGCAGCTCTTCTATGCCTACAAGCGCCGTAACGAACCCCGGCTTACGACCCTCTACCAGACGCCCGACTACACCTACTACTTCACCATGGACGCCAACAAGTATACGCCCGACATCCCCGATAAGGAGTTCAACGCGGGTCGAACCTATTAA
- a CDS encoding DUF4843 domain-containing protein: protein MKKRYVFPVVAVLVLLAACNKVEVPVYDSEHPSLNFVKNFFIPGSLSDPELDTVRVHAVFYPGLSEGECKLPVYLSGAVADYDRTYRVRLVDEKCYGNLVEGVHYTLPAEQTLHAGQYADSVVVKLHLDRLRADRAAGVLVVELVPDGNFVAGLDDYRNIGVEISGGDFLREPYFWGLNKLTDYGGTYLSVKAEKFAELNGITSAQWRCDSNAQLYAYGKRTYEWFRDNPTCDADGGRVEFKGSINYE from the coding sequence ATGAAAAAAAGATATGTTTTCCCGGTTGTGGCCGTACTCGTCCTGCTGGCGGCCTGCAACAAGGTGGAGGTGCCGGTCTACGACTCGGAACACCCATCGCTGAACTTTGTCAAGAATTTCTTCATCCCCGGGTCGTTGAGTGATCCCGAACTGGATACCGTGCGCGTACATGCGGTCTTCTATCCCGGGCTGAGCGAAGGCGAGTGCAAGCTCCCGGTCTATCTCTCCGGAGCCGTGGCGGATTACGATCGTACCTACCGGGTGCGTCTGGTCGATGAGAAGTGTTACGGCAATCTCGTCGAGGGGGTGCATTACACGCTGCCCGCCGAGCAGACCCTGCACGCCGGACAGTATGCCGATTCGGTGGTGGTGAAACTCCATCTCGACCGCCTGCGGGCGGATCGTGCCGCAGGGGTGTTGGTGGTCGAACTGGTTCCTGACGGAAACTTTGTTGCCGGATTGGATGACTACCGGAATATCGGTGTCGAGATCTCGGGCGGTGACTTCCTGCGTGAACCCTATTTCTGGGGCTTGAACAAGCTTACCGATTATGGCGGGACCTATCTCTCCGTGAAGGCCGAAAAGTTCGCTGAACTCAACGGCATCACCTCGGCCCAATGGCGCTGCGATAGCAACGCTCAACTCTATGCCTACGGCAAACGAACCTACGAATGGTTCCGCGACAATCCGACCTGCGACGCCGACGGAGGCCGGGTTGAATTCAAGGGCAGTATCAATTACGAATAA
- a CDS encoding YiiX/YebB-like N1pC/P60 family cysteine hydrolase, whose amino-acid sequence MILATAMAAVGICRAQDAFPLETGDLLFQVNGQSAYTEAIRNVTTGIDRLEFTHVGAVCIEDGKIYVLEAIPYGVVKSPIETFFRQSLMSDGKPVVVVGRLKPRLRRCIPQAMDRIKALLGKRYDFVFDPDDDDYYCSELIQACYLKPNGKPIFRSAPMTFRDKNSGEVSPLWIEHFKRFDCKIPEGVPGTNPGDMSRSRKIRIVHRYF is encoded by the coding sequence TTGATCCTAGCGACGGCCATGGCGGCCGTCGGCATTTGCCGGGCTCAGGATGCCTTCCCGCTTGAGACCGGCGACCTGCTGTTTCAGGTCAACGGCCAGAGTGCCTATACGGAGGCGATCCGGAACGTGACGACCGGTATCGACCGGTTGGAATTTACCCATGTGGGTGCGGTCTGTATCGAGGACGGGAAGATTTATGTGCTCGAAGCCATCCCCTATGGGGTGGTCAAAAGCCCGATCGAGACCTTCTTCCGTCAGTCGCTGATGTCCGACGGAAAGCCTGTTGTCGTGGTCGGTCGTCTCAAACCCCGTCTGCGGAGATGCATCCCGCAGGCTATGGATCGCATCAAGGCCCTGTTGGGTAAGCGTTACGACTTCGTCTTCGATCCCGATGACGACGATTATTATTGCAGCGAGCTGATTCAGGCCTGTTATCTGAAGCCCAATGGAAAACCGATCTTCCGGTCGGCTCCAATGACCTTCCGGGATAAAAACTCGGGAGAGGTCAGTCCGCTCTGGATCGAGCATTTCAAACGCTTCGACTGCAAAATTCCCGAGGGTGTGCCCGGTACGAATCCCGGCGACATGTCCCGTTCGCGGAAGATCCGCATCGTACACCGTTATTTCTGA